One window of the Etheostoma spectabile isolate EspeVRDwgs_2016 chromosome 16, UIUC_Espe_1.0, whole genome shotgun sequence genome contains the following:
- the pip5k1ba gene encoding phosphatidylinositol-4-phosphate 5-kinase, type I, beta a isoform X2 → MSTTTTESAGRGTKPSKDHKKPTAAALKGAIQLGIGYAVGNLSSKPDRDVLMQDFSVVESVFLPSEGSNLTPAHHYPDFRLKTYAPLAFRYFRELFGIKPDDYLYSICNEPLIELCNPGASSSWFYLTSDDEFIIKTVQHKEAEFLQKLLPGYYMNLNQNPRTLLPKFYGLYCIQCGGVTVRVVVMNNVLPRAIQMHYKYDLKGSSYKRRASRKERVKSSPTFKDLDFQEMHEGLHFDPDTYSALMKTLQRDCRVLESFKIMDYSLLLGIHISDRKPLSRESRCDSRRGQKVLYSTALESIQGNAKAPEPVADDDTLGGIPAKHKDENLLIFLGIIDILQSYRFIKKVEHSWKALVHDGDTVSVHRPSFYADRFLKFMGSTVFKKIHPLRGASSKRKRSPLCAGKSASQEFLSPQREEKKEEKKAQSMDNLDGPMYSSSRQPDLLLRVSFKTTGDYEEYLENSEERRASSSTIALDDPLPSLSRSQSESELDVYL, encoded by the exons ATGTCAACCACCACCACAGAAAGTGCAGGAAGAGGAACTAAACCCTCAAAGGATCATAAAAAG CCCACGGCGGCCGCCCTGAAAGGAGCCATCCAGCTGGGCATTGGTTACGCTGTGGGAAACCTCAGCTCCAAACCAGACAGAGATGTTCTCATGCAGGACTTCTCAGTGGTGGAGAGTGTTTTCCTGCCCAG TGAGGGCAGCAACCTGACTCCAGCACATCACTACCCAGATTTCCGTCTGAAAACGTATGCACCGCTGGCCTTTCGCTACTTCAGAGAGCTGTTTGGCATCAAGCCAGATGACTATCTG TACTCCATCTGTAATGAGCCTCTGATCGAGCTGTGCAACCCCGGCGCCAGCAGTTCCTGGTTCTACCTCACCAGCGACGACGAGTTCATCATTAAGACGGTACAGCATAAAGAGGCTGAGTTCCTGCAGAAGCTGCTTCCTGGTTACTACATG AACCTGAATCAGAACCCGAGGACGTTGCTGCCCAAGTTCTACGGCCTTTACTGCATCCAGTGCGGCGGCGTCACCGTACGCGTGGTGGTGATGAACAACGTGCTGCCGCGCGCCATCCAGATGCACTACAAGTACGACCTGAAGGGTTCCTCGTACAAACGCCGCGCCTCACGCAAAGAGCGTGTCAAGTCCTCGCCAACGTTCAAAGACCTGGACTTCCAAGAGATGCACGAGGGCCTGCACTTTGACCCCGACACCTACAGTGCTCTGATGAAGACCCTGCAGCGGGACTGTCGG GTCCTGGAGAGCTTTAAGATCATGGATTACAGTCTGCTGCTGGGGATTCACATTTCCGACCGGAAACCGCTGAGCAGAGAAAGCCGCTGTGACAGCAGGCGAGGACAGAAAGTCCTCTACTCCACCGCCCTCGAGTCCATCCAGGGGAACGCAAAGGCCCCCGAACCAGTGGCTGATGACGACAC attGGGTGGAATTCCTGCCAAACATAAAGATGAGAATCTTCTCATCTTTTTAGGAATCATTGACATCCTTCAGTCCTACAG GTTCATCAAGAAGGTGGAACACTCATGGAAAGCTCTTGTACATGATGGG GACACAGTGTCGGTGCACAGGCCCAGTTTTTACGCGGACAGATTTCTGAAATTCATGGGCTCGACCGTATTTAAAAAGATTCACC CTTTAAGAGGAGCATCctcaaagagaaagaggagtCCCCTGTGTGCAGGGAAGTCAGCCTCTCAGGAGTTTCTGTCCCCgcagagggaggagaagaaggaggagaagaaggctCAAAGCATGGACAACCTGGATGGACCCA TGTACAGTTCCTCCAGGCAACCAGACCTTCTTCTGAGAGTTTCTTTCAAGACCACTGGAGATTATGAAGAGTACCTCGAAAACAG TGAGGAGCGGCGAGCTTCCAGTTCAACAATCGCTCTGGACGATCCTCTGCCTTCTCTCAGCAGGAGCCAATCAGAGTCTGAACTGGACGTCTACTTG tgA
- the pip5k1ba gene encoding phosphatidylinositol-4-phosphate 5-kinase, type I, beta a isoform X1, giving the protein MSTTTTESAGRGTKPSKDHKKPTAAALKGAIQLGIGYAVGNLSSKPDRDVLMQDFSVVESVFLPSEGSNLTPAHHYPDFRLKTYAPLAFRYFRELFGIKPDDYLYSICNEPLIELCNPGASSSWFYLTSDDEFIIKTVQHKEAEFLQKLLPGYYMNLNQNPRTLLPKFYGLYCIQCGGVTVRVVVMNNVLPRAIQMHYKYDLKGSSYKRRASRKERVKSSPTFKDLDFQEMHEGLHFDPDTYSALMKTLQRDCRVLESFKIMDYSLLLGIHISDRKPLSRESRCDSRRGQKVLYSTALESIQGNAKAPEPVADDDTLGGIPAKHKDENLLIFLGIIDILQSYRFIKKVEHSWKALVHDGDTVSVHRPSFYADRFLKFMGSTVFKKIHPLRGASSKRKRSPLCAGKSASQEFLSPQREEKKEEKKAQSMDNLDGPMYSSSRQPDLLLRVSFKTTGDYEEYLENSEERRASSSTIALDDPLPSLSRSQSESELDVYLAATGFQSFQ; this is encoded by the exons ATGTCAACCACCACCACAGAAAGTGCAGGAAGAGGAACTAAACCCTCAAAGGATCATAAAAAG CCCACGGCGGCCGCCCTGAAAGGAGCCATCCAGCTGGGCATTGGTTACGCTGTGGGAAACCTCAGCTCCAAACCAGACAGAGATGTTCTCATGCAGGACTTCTCAGTGGTGGAGAGTGTTTTCCTGCCCAG TGAGGGCAGCAACCTGACTCCAGCACATCACTACCCAGATTTCCGTCTGAAAACGTATGCACCGCTGGCCTTTCGCTACTTCAGAGAGCTGTTTGGCATCAAGCCAGATGACTATCTG TACTCCATCTGTAATGAGCCTCTGATCGAGCTGTGCAACCCCGGCGCCAGCAGTTCCTGGTTCTACCTCACCAGCGACGACGAGTTCATCATTAAGACGGTACAGCATAAAGAGGCTGAGTTCCTGCAGAAGCTGCTTCCTGGTTACTACATG AACCTGAATCAGAACCCGAGGACGTTGCTGCCCAAGTTCTACGGCCTTTACTGCATCCAGTGCGGCGGCGTCACCGTACGCGTGGTGGTGATGAACAACGTGCTGCCGCGCGCCATCCAGATGCACTACAAGTACGACCTGAAGGGTTCCTCGTACAAACGCCGCGCCTCACGCAAAGAGCGTGTCAAGTCCTCGCCAACGTTCAAAGACCTGGACTTCCAAGAGATGCACGAGGGCCTGCACTTTGACCCCGACACCTACAGTGCTCTGATGAAGACCCTGCAGCGGGACTGTCGG GTCCTGGAGAGCTTTAAGATCATGGATTACAGTCTGCTGCTGGGGATTCACATTTCCGACCGGAAACCGCTGAGCAGAGAAAGCCGCTGTGACAGCAGGCGAGGACAGAAAGTCCTCTACTCCACCGCCCTCGAGTCCATCCAGGGGAACGCAAAGGCCCCCGAACCAGTGGCTGATGACGACAC attGGGTGGAATTCCTGCCAAACATAAAGATGAGAATCTTCTCATCTTTTTAGGAATCATTGACATCCTTCAGTCCTACAG GTTCATCAAGAAGGTGGAACACTCATGGAAAGCTCTTGTACATGATGGG GACACAGTGTCGGTGCACAGGCCCAGTTTTTACGCGGACAGATTTCTGAAATTCATGGGCTCGACCGTATTTAAAAAGATTCACC CTTTAAGAGGAGCATCctcaaagagaaagaggagtCCCCTGTGTGCAGGGAAGTCAGCCTCTCAGGAGTTTCTGTCCCCgcagagggaggagaagaaggaggagaagaaggctCAAAGCATGGACAACCTGGATGGACCCA TGTACAGTTCCTCCAGGCAACCAGACCTTCTTCTGAGAGTTTCTTTCAAGACCACTGGAGATTATGAAGAGTACCTCGAAAACAG TGAGGAGCGGCGAGCTTCCAGTTCAACAATCGCTCTGGACGATCCTCTGCCTTCTCTCAGCAGGAGCCAATCAGAGTCTGAACTGGACGTCTACTTG GCTGCCACTGGTTTTCAGTCGTTTCAGTAA